A DNA window from Macadamia integrifolia cultivar HAES 741 chromosome 4, SCU_Mint_v3, whole genome shotgun sequence contains the following coding sequences:
- the LOC122077122 gene encoding U-box domain-containing protein 44-like produces the protein MDLGVALLQELCNKVANRVRELITETKDVMVEEASFQKFSRYISELNVFLQALQARGIIEARTNSESTRAALETLDSLLKKACTIIRSYKTGSRLRLFLKAQTLLKQMQDLAQEIADTISLLELANQNVALNLNSKTDQIINNLRSMELRSTAATEAIVSEIEKSTTQNGRSQAHATQLLEKIADATGVTANASLVRNELALLKQEKEEMEAQKKQAEALQLSQLIQLLYSTEIIGNRSLQEVESAASTFQQYQMESFTCPLSLELMTDPVAILCGHSFERKAILEHFRRAGAGESTICPTCKEELPSQELTPNLSLRNSIEEWKQREMDSKYEYAVSGITSDDDSRLNNALNDMQVLMEMPRYRNRSAEEGIIPKMVQVLKDRSRPINTKAALKCLYHLSDCSEDNKDVMVDAGAIRYIVKQFYRGEAEPEAVAILHKLSLKEAHAEQIGKTKDCIPFLVSLLQKENPDVSQKAQDLLQILSQNIYFVIKMAEAGYFPPFVVRFNQGSSEARAAMAAALIKMKLDDNTTKHFEDGQFTHKLIEMFSSSSPACKSACLQCIKKLLAYPKMAKHFLTHTYTIPHLLGVITFVGSESHWKQEATEILTSLVEASNLSDFHTCPGLQELQSPHNISLFWQLTSASDPGRTQVQFLHLLVALCHKSKTAQDLIRSNDNAIAGLFSCLTCDHHEVRHEVLKLIYCVSKDHPDGVPLPPSLTRKEYAINTLVAMLTSSPDIEERSNAARIIGLLPADDDVVDETLGKSEALKAIHEVISSTDDDHNSSRWLNLPVEPKPRESLDSLLENALAALLRYTQPTKPELQRQVSKLELYPSLVRVLSRGSSLAKQRTAIALAHLSQSTTVLLTEAPVTATGANNFISLLRLTRVIPNMSLCCPASVQSLCPVHGSACSSRHTFCLVKADAVGPLVQALSDTDSGVADAALMALNTLLTDNNTVSHAATAIADNHGLEAILEVLEKGSPSAQDRALDLFQSILKHTQTTNPQLQRSETILIRLLSDNALKKKAALVLRQMNIIPEQSSYF, from the exons ATGGACTTGGGTGTGGCACTACTGCAGGAACTCTGCAACAAAGTTGCCAACCGAGTGAGAGAGCTTATCACGGAAACGAAAGACGTGATGGTCGAAGAGGCGAGCTTCCAAAAATTCTCTAGGTACATCTCCGAGTTAAACGTCTTCCTTCAAGCCTTGCAGGCCAGGGGAATTATAGAGGCCAGAACCAACTCAGAATCCACGAGAGCAGCGCTGGAGACACTGGATTCTCTACTCAAAAAAGCCTGTACCATCATCAGAAGTTACAAAACCGGGAGCCGACTCCGTCTATTCCTCAAAGCACAGACTCTGCTCAAGCAGATGCAGGATTTGGCCCAAGAGATCGCCGACACCATCTCCTTGTTGGAGCTGGCCAATCAAAATGTTGCGCTGAACCTGAATTCCAAGACCGACCAGATCATCAACAATCTCAGGTCCATGGAGCTCCGTTCAACAGCCGCCACTGAAGCCATCGTCTCCGAAATCGAGAAATCAACAACTCAGAATGGCAGGAGCCAGGCCCACGCCACCCAACTCCTTGAGAAGATCGCTGACGCCACGGGGGTGACAGCGAACGCTTCCCTAGTTCGGAACGAGCTGGCACTGCTGAAAcaggagaaggaagaaatggaagCTCAGAAGAAGCAAGCCGAGGCACTACAGCTTTCTCAACTCATTCAGTTACTGTACAGTACAGAAATCATTGGGAACCGGAGCCTTCAAGAAGTCGAAAGTGCAGCCAGCACGTTCCAACAATACCAGATGGAATCCTTCACATGCCCCCTGTCCTTGGAGCTCATGACAGACCCAGTAGCCATCCTATGCGGCCACAGCTTCGAAAGGAAGGCCATCTTGGAACACTTCAGAAGAGCAGGAGCAGGGGAAAGTACCATCTGTCCCACCTGCAAGGAGGAGCTACCTTCGCAGGAGCTTACACCGAACCTTTCCCTCCGGAACTCAATAGAGGAATGGAAGCAGAGAGAAATGGACTCCAAGTACGAATATGCAGTATCTGGTATCACCTCTGATGATGATAGCAGACTGAACAATGCCTTAAACGACATGCAAGTCCTGATGGAGATGCCTCGCTACAGGAATAGATCTGCCGAGGAAGGAATCATTCCGAAGATGGTGCAAGTTCTAAAAGACCGTAGTAGGCCGATAAACACAAAGGCAGCCCTAAAATGCCTCTACCACCTCTCCGATTGTTCCGAAGACAAcaag GACGTCATGGTTGACGCGGGAGCAATCCGCTACATAGTGAAGCAGTTTTACCGAGGTGAAGCAGAACCAGAAGCTGTGGCAATCTTACACAAGTTGTCATTGAAAGAAGCACATGCTGAGCAAATAGGGAAGACAAAAGACTGCATTCCTTTCTTGGTATCTCTGCTCCAAAAGGAGAATCCGGATGTCTCGCAGAAAGCCCAAGATTTGTTGCAGATCCTTTCCCAAAACATATATTTTGTCATCAAGATGGCCGAAGCTGGGTATTTTCCACCATTTGTTGTTCGTTTCAACCAAG GATCTTCAGAGGCCAGAGCTGCGATGGCTGCAGCCCTAATAAAGATGAAACTCGACGACAACACCACAAAGCATTTCGAAGATGGGCAATTCACACACAAGCTAATCGAGATGTTCTCCTCTAGCTCCCCGGCCTGCAAATCTGCATGCTTGCAGTGTATCAAGAAACTCCTGGCTTACCCCAAGATGGCCAAACATTTCCTCACCCACACATACACGATACCGCACTTGCTTGGTGTCATCACATTCGTCGGGTCCGAATCACACTGGAAACAGGAAGCCACCGAGATCCTCACATCACTGGTTGAAGCCAGCAATCTCTCCGATTTCCATACCTGCCCGGGCCTGCAAGAACTGCAATCCCCCCACAACATCAGCCTCTTTTGGCAGTTAACTTCCGCTTCGGATCCCGGACGTACCCAGGTACAGTTCTTACACCTGCTGGTTGCCCTGTGCCATAAATCTAAAACGGCTCAAGATCTTATACGATCCAATGACAATGCAATTGCCGGACTCTTTTCCTGCCTCACCTGCGACCATCATGAGGTAAGACATGAAGTACTGAAGCTCATATACTGCGTTTCCAAAGACCATCCCGATGGGGTTCCACTTCCGCCATCCCTTACAAGAAAGGAGTACGCCATAAACACCCTAGTTGCCATGCTCACCAGTTCACCGGACATCGAAGAGAGATCTAATGCCGCTAGAATCATTGGCCTGCTCCCTGCCGATGATGATGTGGTCGATGAGACACTGGGCAAATCCGAAGCATTGAAGGCAATTCATGAAGTGATCAGCTCCACAGACGACGACCATAACAGTAGCAGGTGGCTCAATCTACCCGTCGAGCCAAAACCACGCGAGTCACTAGACTCCCTTCTGGAGAACGCTCTGGCAGCGCTTCTTCGCTACACGCAGCCCACCAAGCCCGAGCTTCAGAGGCAAGTAAGCAAGCTTGAACTGTATCCATCGCTTGTGCGTGTCCTCTCGAGGGGCAGCTCGCTTGCCAAGCAACGGACTGCCATAGCACTTGCCCATCTATCCCAGTCAACCACCGTGCTTCTCACTGAAGCTCCCGTCACGGCCACGGGGGCTAACAACTTCATCTCTCTGCTTCGACTGACTAGGGTCATCCCCAACATGTCCTTGTGCTGTCCAGCCTCAGTACAGAGCTTGTGCCCCGTCCATGGGTCCGCCTGCTCATCGAGACACACATTTTGTCTCGTTAAGGCCGATGCTGTTGGACCGCTAGTGCAAGCACTGAGCGATACTGACTCCGGTGTGGCAGACGCTGCTCTAATGGCACTCAATACGCTGCTTACAGATAACAACACAGTGTCACATGCTGCCACAGCTATAGCGGACAACCATGGTCTGGAGGCCATCTTGGAGGTGCTGGAGAAGGGGTCCCCGTCCGCACAAGACCGAGCCCTCGACCTATTCCAGAGTATCTTAAAGCACACTCAGACCACAAATCCACAGCTGCAGCGTTCCGAGACAATCCTGATTCGCCTCCTCTCAGACAACGCACTCAAGAAGAAAGCAGCTTTGGTGCTCAGACAGATGAACATCATTCCAGAGCAATCGTCTTATTTCTAA
- the LOC122077123 gene encoding sucrose nonfermenting 4-like protein — translation MVPTRFAWPYGGRQVFLSGSFTRWTEHFPMTPVEGSSLVFQAICNLAPGYHQYKFLVDGVWRLDENQAYVTDEYGMVNNIILVKELELAPSILCSEPVPSKSGMDVDNGNFQQSASLSGGTEREPVLQISESDIDVSRCRLSVLLSRCTAYELLPNSGKVFAVDVKLPVKQAFHIMYEQGLAVVPIWDDSKGQLSGMLTSSDFILILKELHNNVPMLANEELEMHPILSWKEGKLQLHRKSDGTIQPSFRRPLIQVSPQESLKDVALKILQNKISTVPIIHSSQHGLCQQLLHLACLPGILKYICRHFRHSPGMLPLLQNPVGRLRLGTWAPDIGIVNAYQLTTLQPNAPLSSVLDLLIEADISSIPIVDANGCLLDQFSRSDITSLAKGSAYAHIRLDQTSIHQALQLVYKACGPLNAYRRCQTCLRYDSLLDIMERLSDPVVRRLIVIEAGSKRVEGIISLSDVFNFLLG, via the exons ATGGTTCCGACACGATTTGCATGGCCATATGGTGGTCGGCAGGTCTTTCTTAGCGGTTCTTTCACCAG GTGGACTGAGCATTTTCCGATGACTCCAGTGGAGGGTTCGTCCCTTGTCTTTCAGGCAATTTGCAATCTTGCACCAGGATATCATCAG tACAAGTTCCTGGTTGATGGTGTATGGCGGCTGGATGAAAATCAGGCTTATGTTACTGATGAATATGGGATGGTAAATAATATTATTCTTGTAAAGGAACTGGAACTTGCTCCTTCAATTTTATGTTCAGAGCCTGTTCCTTCTAAATCAGGCATGGATGTGGATAACGGCAACTTTCAGCAATCG GCTTCATTGTCAGGTGGCACAGAACGGGAGCCAGTGTTACAAATCTCAGAAAGTGACATAGATGTTTCTCGTTGTCGCCTTTCTGTACTATTGTCAAGATGTACGGCATATGAGTTGCTTCCCAACTCAGGCAAG GTCTTTGCGGTGGATGTTAAATTGCCTGTGAAACAAGCATTTCATATTATGTATGAACAG GGACTTGCTGTTGTACCTATTTGGGACGACTCCAAGGGACAACTTTCAGGAATGCTGACTTCTTCCGATTTCATCTTGATCCTAAAAGAG CTACATAACAATGTCCCGATGCTTGCTAATGAAGAGCTTGAAATGCATCCCATTTTGTCTTGGAAAGAAGGAAAGCTCCAGCTTCACAGAAAATCTGATGGGACGATACAGCCATCATTTAGGAGGCCTCTTATCCAA GTTAGTCCGCAAGAGTCTCTGAAAGACGTGGCTCTGAAGATCCTGCAGAATAAGATATCAACTGTTCCCATAATTCATTCATCGCAACACGGGTTGTGTCAACAGTTACTACATCTTGCCTGCCTTCCTGGAATACTAAAAT ATATTTGCAGGCATTTTAGACACTCTCCTGGAATGCTGCCTCTTCTACAAAATCCTGTTGGTAGGCTTCGTTTGGGAACATGGGCACCAGATATTGGAATAGTAAATGCATACCAACTAACAACATTGCAGCCTAATGCCCCTCTAAGTTCTGTCCTTGATTTGTTAATAGAAG CTGACATAAGTTCCATACCTATTGTTGATGCTAATGGCTGCCTTCTGGATCAATTCTCCCGAAG TGATATTACCTCATTGGCAAAAGGCAGTGCATATGCACACATCCGGCTTGATCAAACCAGCATTCATCAA GCACTACAATTGGTGTACAAGGCATGTGGTCCTCTCAATGCTTATAGACGATGCCAAACATGTTTACGCTATGATTCACTGCTTGACATTATGGAGCGCTTGTCTGATCCAG TGGTGCGACGGCTCATTGTCATTGAAGCTGGTAGCAAACGTGTGGAAGGCATTATTTCATTGAGTGatgtatttaattttttgttgggTTAA